A window of the Vigna angularis cultivar LongXiaoDou No.4 chromosome 3, ASM1680809v1, whole genome shotgun sequence genome harbors these coding sequences:
- the LOC108324716 gene encoding polygalacturonase — MKALSEENCTKHERKEHVDGKKSSFCPAKKHCDAPTEDIESCPLLLGQPCASPSKGFEGFTHMFVQSVTIEISKFGGKPNQDIAKALTSAWAEACASTSAVKIVIPSGTYQMTHVDVKGPCKAPIEIQVDGTIKAPVKPEDVGGDQLLRIGYVNSLTISGNGVFDGQGSYAWKQNDCSKKVQCKLLGMNLGFNFINNSIVRGITTKDSKHFHVNVLGCNNFTFDGFKVTAPGDSANTDGIHIGRSTGVNVLNTQIATGDDCVSLGDGSRQVLVQNVTCGPGHGISIGSLGKYKEEEPVEGITVKGCTLKGTTNGVRIKTWPNQPGTITVTDMKFEDITMDNVSNPVIIDQEYCPWNQCSKQNPSKIKISKVIIKNIKGTSGTKEGLVLACSSGVPCEGVEISNVDLTFNGAPATATCSNVKPKITGKVPECTAPTTKKE; from the exons ATGAAAGCATTGTCTGAGGAAAACTGTACAAAGCATGAAAGGAAAGAGCATGTGGATGGAAAGAAAAGTTCATTCTGTCCAGCAAAGAAGCATTGTGATGCACCTACGGAGGATATAGAATCTTGCCCTTTGCTCCTTGGCCAACCTTGTGCATCTCCTTCCAAAGGCTTTGAAGGGTTCACACACATGTTTG ttcaatCAGTTACTAttgaaatatcaaaatttggaGGAAAACCAAATCAAGACATAGCTAAG GCTCTTACAAGTGCTTGGGCTGAAGCATGTGCATCCACATCTGCTGTTAAAATAGTGATTCCAAGTGGAACATATCAAATGACTCATGTAGATGTAAAAGGTCCTTGCAAGGCTCCTATTGAAATTCAAGTTGATGGCACAATTAAAGCACCTGTAAAGCCAGAGGACGTTGGAGGTGATCAATTGCTTAGGATCGGCTATGTTAACTCCTTAACCATATCTGGTAATGGAGTTTTTGACGGTCAAGGTTCATATGCTTGGAAACAGAATGACTGTTCAAAAAAAGTCCAATGCAAATTGCTTGGCATG AATTTGGGTTTCAATTTCATCAATAATTCAATAGTTCGTGGAATCACAACCAAGGATAGTAAACACTTTCATGTCAATGTTTTGGGCTGCAACAATTTCACATTTGATGGGTTTAAAGTAACTGCTCCAGGTGATAGTGCCAACACCGATGGCATTCACATTGGCAGATCCACCGGTGTGAATGTTCTTAATACACAGATTGCCACGGGAGATGATTGTGTCTCACTAGGTGACGGTAGCAGACAAGTACTTGTGCAAAATGTGACATGTGGACCTGGTCATGGTATTAGTATTGGAAGCCTTGGTAAATACAAGGAAGAAGAGCCTGTTGAAGGTATCACAGTTAAGGGTTGCACTTTGAAAGGAACTACCAATGGAGTAAGGATTAAGACTTGGCCTAATCAGCCAGGAACAATTACAGTTACAGACATGAAATTTGAAGATATTACCATGGACAATGTTTCGAACCCTGTTATCATAGACCAAGAGTATTGTCCATGGAACCAATGCTCCAAACAG AATCCATCGAAAATAAAGATAAGCAAAGTTATCATCAAGAATATCAAGGGAACTTCAGGAACTAAAGAAGGACTTGTTCTTGCTTGTAGTAGTGGTGTACCATGTGAGGGTGTAGAGATATCTAACGTTGATCTCACATTTAATGGAGCTCCGGCAACAGCTACATGCTCTAATGTCAAGCCAAAAATAACAGGGAAGGTTCCTGAATGTACAGCTCCAACTACTAAGAaagaataa